GAAACCAGCTGAGAGAGTGAAGATCCATTTTGAGTGGATCCTGACATTTGGGCATAAAAGTAATTGGTCCTGTTGAAGAAATCCAGGTCATCATCTGAGATGTCGGTGTTGCTGCGGCGGTAGGCAGAGGCGTACCATTTGTCTGCACTCAACGCCACGGCAGCCCCTGCTGCTGCCGCACTTGCCACCCTCACAGGAGAGGTCCGCCCCCCCGGTCTGAAGCGAGAGCGGTTCCCACCGTAGCCGCCTCCTGCCCGGTGACTCCCCGCTGTGGAGCTGCGGGAGTGGGAGCCCCGGGAGGAGCCCCGGGACCCTCCACGACCTCCCTTAGACAGAGCGGGCTCACAGAGGAACGCAGCGAGCAGAAGAAACGTCCAGAAT
The Platichthys flesus chromosome 12, fPlaFle2.1, whole genome shotgun sequence DNA segment above includes these coding regions:
- the sprn gene encoding shadow of prion protein, giving the protein MSGMNQVVATFWTFLLLAAFLCEPALSKGGRGGSRGSSRGSHSRSSTAGSHRAGGGYGGNRSRFRPGGRTSPVRVASAAAAGAAVALSADKWYASAYRRSNTDISDDDLDFFNRTNYFYAQMSGSTQNGSSLSQLVSIIIATFSPKYGLLLDSIL